The DNA region CCCCGTCGTAATCGCAGCGCGTGTTCGAGCATCGCGCGCAATTCCAGCTCAGTAAACTCTCGGTCGTCCATTCGCTTAAGCGCATGCGGGGTGATTTCGAGTTCCCACTCCCACCACTCCGGCAAGTGTTTCATACGTAGACTCTTCCCCGCGGCGTCAAGAGAAATAGTCTAACACTGAAGCGTTATCTACGAATAACGTCTCTCCCCCGTAGGGTAAACCAAATTGTCCCCGCCAACCCGAATGCGAACGCCGTCCACAAGTTCAGCACCGGCGAGTAGTTCCAGAGGATCGCGCCGGCACCGGCGGCGAAAGCAACGATCACATCGCGCAACAGGTAGTAGAGGCCGAAGACGGCGGCCTTTCGGTCTTCGGGAGCGTGGTCCATGATGAGGGCCTTGCGGGTCGGCTCGCCGAACTCCTTGAGTCCGCGGATGATGAACGCGCCGACGAGCGGCCAGAAGGACTGGCTGTAAAGCAGCGTTACGGGGAACAGCGTGAAGAAGACAAACGTCATCACCACGAAGGGTTTCTTGCCGAGCCGGTCCGCCCAGTACGCAACGGGGATGTAACAGAGCACGGCGGTGGTCATTTCGATGGTCGTCAACCAGCCGAACTCCGCCGCGCTGACCTTGTCTGCGATGAGATCGCAGCACCACACGACGACAAACACCGACGGTATCTGTTCGCAGAACCGAACGAGAATGTCCGACACGAGCAGGTTGCGCAGGTCGCTGCTCATCAGCGGCAAGAGTCTGAACGGGTTCAGTTCCGCGTGATTGCGCTTCGCCACTGGCGGCTCTTGAACAAGGCGCTCCTGCAACACCAACG from Candidatus Hydrogenedentota bacterium includes:
- a CDS encoding DUF4258 domain-containing protein: MKHLPEWWEWELEITPHALKRMDDREFTELELRAMLEHALRLRRGETEGRWIIETRHRRHLWEVVVEPDMDARLLVVVTAYPVW
- a CDS encoding MFS transporter, with amino-acid sequence MNRVLEFFVLKPSMIGLLAMVILVAMGEKMGERFLPLYLMALGGGNLALGLLNYLDNQLSAIYSFFGGYIGERLGMKRALRLFNIMAMAGYALIIAVPSWPTAIIGAMLFISWTAISLPATMDLVSGIAPKNKRAMGVSMHSLIKRVPMALGPLLGGYCIDAWGRDTGMRIAFAVALVMTIVALVLQERLVQEPPVAKRNHAELNPFRLLPLMSSDLRNLLVSDILVRFCEQIPSVFVVVWCCDLIADKVSAAEFGWLTTIEMTTAVLCYIPVAYWADRLGKKPFVVMTFVFFTLFPVTLLYSQSFWPLVGAFIIRGLKEFGEPTRKALIMDHAPEDRKAAVFGLYYLLRDVIVAFAAGAGAILWNYSPVLNLWTAFAFGLAGTIWFTLRGRDVIRR